From the Salarias fasciatus chromosome 5, fSalaFa1.1, whole genome shotgun sequence genome, the window TGTGCTcgggatcagacttttttcGGCCGGACCAATCATgtgtcgtttagggcgggacatgaagctttgacggaagcaggaagcgacagactgctaataatatGAGGATGACTAGCAAAAGCAAGGGATATCCccacagcgattaaatctgttttggatgaatcctctattgcgtctttgaaaaacgatcagcaagaggttttttctttgcagtgattggctgaaaccaaacatggttaggcgggtgcactgtgtccttccgtccaatgaacgcaaaaaattctacagcaagtccctccttccccgaacggatttgcaGAGTTAAAATCCcatattgacatgtgaagcaattcgttgctgcacatgtcaatatggcttttgccaggttagtgagcggagatcctgtccggtttaggtccagacaaaagtagtccggcaagtttgctggggtcctgaaaataaagcgtttttcttcttatttatttatttgatagggACAGTACACATTAATAAACATGTGCattgccaaaacaaaacaggcgtAAATATGTCGGATTATATCCACAAGGCTAATTTACATCCGTTACATCCGTTCTCAAACCAgtatgtgttcgaaagagtgatatatttgcatcacaaaccgttgacgacgaaaaagtcagacgtcgtaaacgcttggcactattttctctcccttcatatcactctgcctccagctggaggaagcggagatgctaacagctagggctagctagctctttactagctgtaaacaaagtgaaaccagtgCGGCTGCCCGCAGCTGGAGACggcgcggagtgatatgaagggagagaaaattgTGATAAGCGTTTACGACGTCTGACTTTTTCGTCGTCaacggtttgtgatgcaaatatatcactctttcgaacacatattggtttgagaagaaaaacgctttattttcgggaccccagcaaacttgtcggactactttcctctggacctaaaccggacaggatctccactcactggacgctgtcaggggtaattctgtgtgaatgcacaacactgcggacggggatgccatacagattcatgtcaaaaatcctgaactatccctttaatTCGTTGTGAATCTGTAACTTACTGTTTTGGTGCAGCGTTTTATGTAATATTTATGTTGGTTGTTAATGGCTGTGGCTCATATTAGTGGTCACAGTGTAGTAGAGGCTGCAGTTTCTGCCTGAGTCTGTCTGAATCTCAGTCCAGTAGGACTGCTGAACTGTTACTTGTTGCAGTTGAACTTGTCTTATAATTCTGGAGTCAAATTTCCAACAAAGCAGCATAAAAGCTTCTCAGACACATGGAGGTGAGAGTGAGCCATCTGCCACTGGATACCTTCAAACCAATGATGTGTCATTTGCTGGCTTAGCAGAGGATACACACTGCGCGTTTGAAGCTCAGCTCGGGTGTAACTGTATATGTTGAGCGTAGCCGTGGCCACAGGAATGTTGCTGAGCCTGATTGGTGTTATGTAGCAGCACCCAGCGGAAAAATATGTggcatgaatgtttttaaaaatccttGCGTCCACAAATATTGAGCTTTTTGCTGGAGTGTGTCAGAAGTTCATCAGACACACTTTGGACGTTACCAGACCAGGGATGGCACAAAGCAAATTGCTTTCCCTCCATGAAAGATAGTAATATTGTTGCAGCTCAGAGTATTTACTTAGCTCATGCTTACACTAATTTCCTTTGTGTCTGTGTAATAATATAACAATGAATATGAGCGTAAGCACTGGCCCTCTTCCAACAAAATTCAACCTTCTTGATAAAGTATTCATATCCATTCAACTTTTCCACATCCTGTCATGATACACCCACAcatttaaatgtctctttttcagAGTATTATGTGGTAGATTAACACAAAGCAGTACAAAATTgtgaagtggaaagaaaatgatATGTTGTTTTCCAAACTTTCttggatagaaaaaaaaaatcagaaacgtGGGCGTGCATTTCTATTCAGCCACTGAGTCAAGCTGACATTTTCAGTCATCAATAAGAGATTTGAGTGTGCTTCTGCTCTGTTTGCCCATCTAGACACTGAAATATTGGCCAGTTCTTCTTCATCGCCCAGACCTAATCAAATTGGGTGGAGTGGTTCTGTAAGCGTGCCTTCTCTGTGGGATTTAGGTCTGCACTTTGGCTGAGCTGTTCTAACTATCCGTGTGTCTTTACCAGTGGTGCTCCGACTGAACCACCTGAGAAAACCATGCTCAAACATTGAGACTTTATTTTTCCTAACTGTGCTCTGAATTTCTCCCTAATTTCACCTGTGACCTGTCTGATGAGTGCATTTGTTCACAAACCTTCTCAAGCTGAACTCAGAGGTCTTCACAGAACAACAGCATTTGTGTTTGGATGTGATTAGAAGCAGGTGACCTCTGAGTCATGTGGGTTTTGCATGGACCTGTTAGAATACAGGGCACTGAACGCAGGTGAACTTctcagatttttatttgaaaataatggATCATTCTCGGTCCTGTGCTGCTTTTTATTGTTCTATCACATAAAATCCAGCAAAGCTTGTGCTGTAGCCAGACAAATTGCTGTAAAGGTTAAGGGGTATGAATACGATTTCAATTCACCTTAAGCGGACCTGATTCCTTCCTAAATAGGTTAGATTGAAGTAGGCTATTTGTCACCCTGAAACAGGCCTGGCGGCGTCTgtgctttctttccttttggATTTCATTGAGAAAGACCGACCCAGGAGAACACAATCAGGAGTGTGAGAGCCTGCTGCCATGAGAACCCTGAATATGAATACATTTTATGAGAGTTTTCCTTACATTCTGGTGAGTTCTCCCTCCAGGCCTGTATCTCCACAACTCTCTTCCTATTTcaccttcttcctctctcccacGCTATATTGTCCCAGTGGGTTTGCTGATCCTAGACCAGGTTGAGCAACAGTGAATAACATAACCAGGGAGCACCTTTATTACATGCCGGGCTATTCTTAATCAGTGGCAAAGCTGCGGTTGAcatatcttgttttttttaatcatgggTTTTTTTCATGTGGCACTGTGATGTCGAGTTTTTCTTTAACAGCAAGCTTTTTGAGGCACatatgtttctttatttttgtgataTTGTCAAACACAGCTTTGTTTCCTTCaagttgcagctgaaaacacacttaAAATGGGTCAGTGAAAGCTTAGGTTTCTTAGATTTAGTGAAACTGACATGTAATTCCTGCAAAATAGAACGTAATAACTACTTCCTGGCTTTTTTTTTGGCGCAAACAACAGATTTGTTTTCTGCAGATGGACATAAATGACTCTACAGATAACTTGTCTGCGGTCTCAGTTTTTGCACAGGAGCCAGGTTCAGCCTCAGAAGGGACAAGGTAAAAATATGTCGTGGTTATCCTGTTGTGAGCATCTTTCCTCACAGGACACAATTAATTAGTGACAGGAAAGGAAAGTTTTCTGACCTTCCTTGCTCAGCCCTCTAATTGGTTCATTCATCAGGAACAAGCAGGCATGCAGTTGCCATCCTACTTGACCGTGTCGACTACAATTAGATTACAATTACAATTAAATATTGTTTGCATCTTGGTATTCGGCTCTGAGCCCTTTAATGTCATCCAGTGTGCTCAAAGAACTTACAAGCTTCCCTGCCTCCATTCCCTTCTATCGTCCCCTTGGACCCAAGGTGGATGGCTTCACAAATTGGGTTTGACTGAAACAGGACGTTCTCAATCTGTTCATGCCGTCTGTTTCTGATTTGCAATATTGGGCTACACTGATTGCTGTAATGGTGCACTACGGCTCCAAGATATTCACTCTCAGGAGAACTGGCGTATGCCACATATGAACACCATCCTACATTATCTTTGAAATTAGCCTGTTTGTTTCCTGTAAAAGCCAAAGAGTAATGCGATTGTTGGAGATGTAGAGAGACTAATTTCCAAATCTGTCTTGTTGAGTTCATCCTGGTTTATTATCAAAGATGAGAGAAAAATCAGCTGCTCTCATTCTCTCTGCATGGCCAGAACTTTTTTCCGGGACATAAGAAAGTGATCACTGCAAATCATTGTTACAACTCTAAAATACCTTCTCAGTCTTTGGACTGACATCAGATAACACGGCAATGACCGAAAGGACTGATGTAGTGACAGCTTAAAGTCATATTCCAACTCCACACCTGCTTTTTGTTAAAACGATGTGTAATGTTAAGGGAGGAAAAGACAGCGTTAGAAGCTGTTGGAAAGATTACCCCCAAGGGTATCTGCAGATCCGTCAGTGTTTCTCCGTCATGGTAACACGGACATAGAAATAAATCATCCCCACAACTTTCCTCCAAGAAGCAGAGGCAAGCCCAGAGCCTTAAAGACATGAAGGCCCAAGTTTATAGTCTTGACAAATACATGGGCATTTGATACTCACTAATTCTGATTTAATACATGGAACGAACACACGCgttgagaaaggaaaaaaaaaaaatgacacagagTTGCCAGCAAAGAAAAAGTAATGGTCGACCCACTGGCATTGTAAGCATATTTTgaagatactttttttttttaattattattattattgttgttcaGCTTCAGTCACAGAACCAACTCTGTTCCTACCTGTTCTCCACAGTCACTGCAGATGACACAAGATGTATTTTCCAAACTCCCCTGAGAATGGGATGTAAGGTTGAGGATTGAGAAAGTGGTTCACTGGAACAAAATGATCATAGTGCTTGCAGTAACTCATGTTTGTGGTGTGTAGCCTTTGTAAAATAACTGTCCTGTTTTTCTAACTACATTCCTTCTTATTTTAATGTCTGTCCCTGAAGTCAGCTGTGGCCCAGAGGCCTCATTGACAGCGTGTCGAGGCTGGGCTTACTGTAATTCTCATTTAGTTGTATTAGTGTATTCTTTGTAGCACATTGTGATCCCAAAGAGGTCAAGAATGTGAGAAAGCTATTAACGAGCTCAAGACTTAATTAACATCcactgtttttgtcatttcaataCATATACATTTTAAGTTTTctaatattttctttcaaaagcaTTTGATCTATGAAGGTATTTCCTCCTTAACCTCGGCTGAAGGCTTCACTTGTTCATTCATCCACCTGTTTATATCATTCTCATgaacactttttatttcttccaaTGTAGTTCACGTTTAAACATGAACGATGACGTGAtcaagactttaaaaaaaaatgattaaactaaattatttttattatttattagaAAAGGCAGTGATGTGACTTCATGGGTCAACATACAACCACAAATGAGTTTTGATAATCGTGGAATGACCTATAGTAAGCACTTACATCTATGCAAATtgttttcagagtaaaataTTTCAGTGCTATAAAAGTTAGCAGCGGGGAAATTTCCACAGCGAGCAGACTGTCTTTGCTCTCATGCATGTACATGTGGATGAATTGTGAGCGGTGCCACCCAAGAGGGTTCACCTCCTAAAACATTctcacaaaaacaagcagaaacatCCCTGgtagaaagaaaacaatatatttttttcttctctgcccTCTCAACTTCTCTCTGGGATTTATAGTGTGAGCCCTCAGTGTGGCCCACAATTGGTCACAAGTCATTTTAACAATCCTTTCCTACTGAGCCGCACAGTCTAGCTGCACTTTTATGgcttgcagcatttttttttttttcaacacactAAAGAATTAAGACTCAGAAGAGAAaatcttttgaaatcactaactttccttgttttgttttgttttatgtcttCCAGTTATGCTGCAGCCTTTTGACTACGACCCCAACGAGAAGAGCAAACACAAGTTCATGGTCCAGTCCATGCTAGCGCCTCCCGACATGACCGACATGGAGGGAGTGGTGAGTGTGTCTAATCTTTGGAGAGTAATTTTCAGCTGgtgtttacatgtgtaaatGCTTCAAAACAACAACGTGCTCAGTTGTACCCCCAGTCACTCATACAGGACGACACACTGCGGTTTATTCCTTCTGTAACCAGTCTGGATACACATGCACTGAATTGTACCGCGAGATATCGATGGCTGATCTTAATCTCTTCCCCTGGATGTGAGCCTGTGTAACAATGCTGACACGCagaatagtaaaaaaaaaacacgcagaGCGTCGGTTAGTCACAACAGTCTGTGTGGTCCGGAGCTCATCTTTGCGATCTCTGGCCAGTGTACGAACAGTAAATTATCATGAACGTGCCAAAAGTGTCTTGAGAATTCGAAGGAATAACAACACATTTGAAGACACACATATAATCTGAGCAAATAGCTACACAGGGAACGACCCTGAGGCAGAGTGAAAACTCCATACGGGTTCTACAGAGGCTCCAATTTTGGATTGCAGCCTTTTCAGAGAATTTATTTAGCACTAGGcttagaaaacattttttatctTTATGGAACTTGCCAGATTTGTGCCTGACTGCCTCTGAAAGACCTGCAAAAGTCTGAAAGATCATTCAAGCTGTGTGAAGAATTGCTTCACTCATTCTTCACTCATAATGCATATTTTAAGGCATCCAGCTTCACTTAAAGCCTTGTTAACTATTCATTGAGAGAGCGAAATCTTTTTATCTTAAGATTTGCGAGCCTTGTGCATCTTGATCCCACTTACATGCTTTGGTCCAGTTGAAGTGGACTCTGCGATAAAGTTCAGTCATGCACGCTGTACAAGGTGAGCATAAACTAATTAAAAAGCATGTCTTGCTTGGATTTGTGACGGACGTCAGACGTACCCCGCCTTTGCAgcagcaccttttttttttttttactgcccCTTCATATggagttcctgctgctgtttttacatcGCTGTGCAATTTATACGCCGTTGTCCAGCTCGTGCCTGGTTGAAATATCACCGTAATAACACCGCAAGCACAGCAGTGCATGGACCCCGGCTCACAGCATTGTTGCAATACTTCTGAAAGTTATGTCATGAAGAATATTTCATGACGGATGTCAAGCGTGCCTCTTGTTTACATCTTTTGGTCTGATGCTGAAAATACCAGGGTGAGCATAAAGGGAGCTACATTTTTGTCATTCTGTCCAGCACAAGCTGCCTCAATCATGTTAAACATGCAACACcatataataaaatatatgcATTTTCAACGcaatgaaaacatgatttaataGTTACGTTGCTGTACACCTTGAAGGGAAACGGCTCATCAACGCCAACGGATGTAGGACATTTATTTCGAAATTACGTTTCATGGTATAAGGAGAGGGATTTTTGATTGCAAAATcagcaaaaataattaaaacaaatcaaaaacaacCTTCAATTTAGATAAATCGTACACAAgcatgttgtttcttttcaaatCTTTGTTTGATGACTAATCAGCGGCACAGTATGTTTTCACACTCATTCTTGCTCTGCTCTATGTTTTGATACATTATAAActgtttgtatattttaaaattCTGCTTCTTAATTTGTTTATTATTCAGCAGCAAACATATTGGAGGCTAAATTGGTCTGAGGTTGTAGAAAGAGGTGTAGTTGTGACACTCAGTGGTTCAGTGTTCCAGTAAAAGTAACAATGTGTTGGTGTAGTTAATTTCTATTGGCCCTTTGTGTCTCCAGTGGAAGGAGGCCAAACCAGAAGAGCTGATGGACTCCAAGCTGAGATGTGTTTTCGAGATGCCAGTGGAAAACGAAAAATCGGTAAGCGCAActatttctctccttttttttttcttcttcttagaACACAAGGCTTTCACTGTGAGTACAGATCAGATATCAAAGCCAATTAAACATCTCATTGCTTATTTTCGTAATTTTGTAAATCACTGTAATTGTGtgaagcagagagctgcagtgtgtaCTTAACTGTTGGTTTGTCATTTGTTATCCATCAGGCAGGCGGGTATTGCCAAGTACAACAGGATTATATTTTActgctgttatttttgttttctcgcTCCCACCTCTTCGCTGTGCTTCCTTTCTTGTTAacttttcatctctttttaTTTCCACACTCTCGTGTTGTCATAACATTTTCTTTCCGTCAAGTGTGTCTTAAAATCGTTACGGTTCGTCTCTACCTTCTCATTTATGTGTCCATCTTGCCCCACGTTTCCCTCTCTCATGTCGATTATTACTGTTTCCTCTCTGCCGCAGAGATGTTATTTTGTCACAATATAGGACCTGCAGTAGTTGTTTTCAATCCATTATGAGCTGTGTAATGTATACCCATGGATCCCAGAAAAATCTGATAGAGAACAGCATGATATACTTACAAAGTCACCCCCGGGTGAACTCTCCCACAAGTATTAAAACCATGCTTTATCCCTACACTTCAGCGTTGGTGTCAAAGATCCCATAGTTGTACCTGTGTACCAGCCAAGTCCTCGGTTAAAATCACCACGGAAACACTTTTAACAACCGCTTTCTAACGTCTGTTCCCATTTACAGCACGACATGGAGTCCAACAAGATGATGTCGTCCAGCTTGCTGAAGTCAGAGTCCTCCTCGCtgtctgcaaagtcgctcagcTCCACCCTCGATGATGGTGAGGTAAAGAAGATCATGGAGGAGTGCAAGAGGCTGCAGATGGAGGCCCAGAGGCTaagggaagaaaacaaacagatcaGAGTGAGTATGATGATGGGAGGACCTGAATCCGTCTCTCCATTTGGTTAGTTTCAACTGAAAGGAAACAGCTCGCACAGCATCTTCCTCACAGATAATACGACTTCTACAGGGTTTCCCATAACAAATCAGTGAGTCGATGTGGTCACGCCAGCTAGCCAGTGTGTCGTTCTTATATCAAGGTTTATGAATCATTCAAACAATTGCTTCACTCATGATGGAAGTGTTCTCAGATGTGGGATGGTGAGAGCTGCTGCTTGTCCTCCTGACAGGCTCCGGCcatatttcacaaaaacacgTTTAAGACTGCAGCTCAGGTCCAGAGTGGGATGTCCACAAAGCATAATGTCACTGGTTCGATACCGAGCTGCACATGGCCAAGTGTCTTCAGGCACTGTTAGTCAGCCAATTGATGGAAAGATCACATGTAGGTGCAGAGATTCGCTTCCACACAGGTCACCGGCCATTGACTGGTCATGGCAGCGTACACCATAAATTTGTTTGTGACTTCTGACTGTGATATGAAACCAGGTCTCCCACACTATCgcaaaaaatactaaaataaagACACGGCACAACAGAAATCAAGCACTTGCTTTACTGAATGGCAGCAGCAAACATAAAGGCCTTAAAGCTGTTACTGTACACTGGGCAGTGTTACTCTCTTTAATCTCAGACTATGGGGATTCATGCTGCTCCAGCTGAATGGAGCAGAATGCATttggcagctgctgctgccgtttcATTTTCACTGCGAGTGCACTGAAATTTgttatttttgcagttttattgcAACACAGTTGTCTCAGTGTTTGCTTTAGCGCGCACAGGTCGTCGGACCATGACAGAGGGATCGCACACACAGAAACTTAATCTTGCTGATCAAAGTAAGCAGATGACGAGACTTATTATCCTGATGATcccgtgttttatttttccttattTTGTATTGCGTGATGCTAATGGCTAAAATTAGTTGATTTGGTCAAATTATTCTAAATCCTCTGCAGTGCTTTTTTGAAGACAGAAACTCAACATTAAAGTGAAGATCAAGTGCATCAGCTCATGTCTGTAATCAGACGCAGAGAGATTAGGACAGAAGTGTTCTGTCAATCACAGCAGTCAATGAAATCAGCTTATTGCGTTTTGAGAAGTTTTGTTTGGAAATTAGTCTCTTATACTCAGTTGCATGCATGCAGAGATGGCGAACAGAGTGGTCCCCCTCTCACACACCagcaccccctcctcctctttaggTTCTTGCCAGAGGCAGAACGACTGTTGGCTGCTCCTGCGGCTGAGATTAAACTAACAGAGAGCCCCCCCACCCGCTGCTGGGAAATGAAGTGTGTTAAAGCCTGGCGCCTCGTGCGTTCCTCAGGGGATTGGGTCAGATGAAGATTTAAGCAGATCCTATTTCTTTgagttaataaataaatacggTTGTATCTCATTGACTGATTGACAAACTGACACTCTCTTAAACCCACGTTGTCTTCAtcttttgtttctctcctctccctttTCTTAATTTCACCGTCCCACCACTGCTTCCCCTCATCCTCTGCCCACACACTTCCTTTCGTCATTTCTCATTTATCACTTTCGCCCTCCCCGACTTCCCCTCGTTCTGCCTCAGGAGGACGACGGCCTGCGGATGAGGAAGAGCAACGTCATGTCATCTCAGCACGCCTCGGTCGGCatgaagaaagaggaggggcTGAGCGCCCGCACGGTGGCCCTCATCCTGCTCTTCTTCGTGGTGGGCGTCATCGTGGGCAAGCTGGTGTTGTAGAGGGCAGCGCAGTTGGGTCGGCCGCAGCATGCTTTTCCGGGGACGAAAACAAACACGGGATCTGGGATTTTGGATCAGAAATGCCATATCTGCTGGGTGGGGGGAGGTACTAGTTTTGATTCAGTCtcatttatgtaaaaaaaaaaaaaatttcaaaaggTAACgtatgagatttaaaaaaaaaaaaaaattaaaaatggaatAGACAATTTCATCTTAATGAACAAACCTAATGTTACAGGTCTTGTCTCTACGTAATCATCACATAATCATTCTGGCCCTTTTTCCCAAAGTCTCATGTATACAGATGACCGGTTCTGTGGGCGGGTTTGGGGGGACTGGAAACATGAACGCTCGTGATTCAGaccagtggatttttttttttttttttttttaacaccggCGAGGTGGTGTTGGTGTGACTGAGTCAGTTTGCAGTCGTGCGAATGTCATTTTAATgtattgttgtttgtttttctaaacgACGGAGGCCAGAGCCGACGTACACGAACACGTAATCGCCCCGCTGTACAGTGTAACCTTCCAGCGAAGCCCCCTTTAAGGAAGGCGTTCATAAACAGATGATCCAACACAGACagccgggggcgggggggtcgCACACAGGGCTATCACCATGTCTCCTCCGATCAGAGGCTTTAATAAAATCAACTCGTCTTTGATTGTAGAACAGTCATGTATGAAACACTAGACCGGAGGTGTTTTCTTTCCTTGtgccctttttcttttcactctaCCTTACTCCTATCAGCCATGACCTCACTGCTCACCACATCCCCGGCAGTCTGAGCGGGGATGTCTGATTGCATGCGTTCACACCGAGTGTTATTGCATCTGGACTTTTGGATCTAATTTAATTGCTTTTATAAATGGTGATTATTTCATTTGGCTGTAGGTTTGCACAACtacatttctgattttttttttttttgtttgttttctctcttatttgtgttttgttgtgtttttatgatttttttttttttctttttgtgatgtTAGGTTCGATGCATTTAAGATGATTGCAGCTAGCTGAAATGAGTATTGGATCATTTCTGTAACTCCAGATGAAAGCCTTGCCTGGTGACCTGTTTGGGCAAGTTATTCTCAGGCCAAGATTGAGATATATTTAcagtgtatacacacacacaacattaaTCTCTtccaattattattattattatttttggtttGCTTTCTCATTTTCCTACTGAGCCATACATTTGTTGATACTCTGTTCTCCTTGTTGCAAATGTATGTCAGACGTCAGCTGAGTGTTATAAGCTGCCTGCACTCGTTCTCCACCGCTGGTGAGCTTTTCTTTGAGGTGTCACGTTCCTGCAGGCTCTCCTTTGGGATTCATTTGGTGTTTGTTCAGCCTTTATTGGTTGCTTAAAGAGGTTATACCTTCACTACAATTGAAATTGTGCTCATTTCTGATGCACGAAGGTTTAGAGTGTCTCTTCTGTGTTCTTCCTCAAAcgtacaatgtttttttttttttttctgtctgaagtGATAGGGAGAGGAAAGCATACAACCAAGCTCTGAGGGGACCACATGACGAcagtgtactttttttttttttttttttaaagaactgaCAAAAGTAAAATAGGTTCTTAAATTATTTCTCTGAATTTTGAATGGGGGataaaaataaaaggcagaGTGAGTGGTGTTCTGCTTTGCATTATTAGaaggaaaatgagcaaatgttCAAATTTTTATCCCATTGTACCGatacaaaatgaataaacagttgagaaagaaacagaagtgTATTCCCCTTTGCTAAACATCCG encodes:
- the LOC115388617 gene encoding vesicle-associated membrane protein-associated protein B/C, whose protein sequence is MARPEQVLLLEPQHELKFRGPFSDVVTTNLKLSNPTDRNVCFKVKTTAPRRYCVRPNSGIIDAGTSINVSVMLQPFDYDPNEKSKHKFMVQSMLAPPDMTDMEGVWKEAKPEELMDSKLRCVFEMPVENEKSHDMESNKMMSSSLLKSESSSLSAKSLSSTLDDGEVKKIMEECKRLQMEAQRLREENKQIREDDGLRMRKSNVMSSQHASVGMKKEEGLSARTVALILLFFVVGVIVGKLVL